The following are encoded in a window of Castanea sativa cultivar Marrone di Chiusa Pesio chromosome 5, ASM4071231v1 genomic DNA:
- the LOC142634441 gene encoding receptor-like serine/threonine-protein kinase SD1-8 isoform X1, with translation MRDITKLRCFTILCLTFFPTIAFSVDTLTLTQSLTNNQTLVSSPAQLFELGFFTPDNSRWYFGIWYKKIPVTTYVWVANRDQPLSNPSNTFKFDDQGSIVVVNESGTIFWSSNQTQGVNPVVQLLDSGNLVVREESNTDKYLWQSFDHPTDTLLPGMKLGWDLDANMDRYLNSWNNPNDPSTGAYSFKLDFHGFPEIFLWQNQERKYRSGPWNGLRFSGVPEMEPLDGLSFEFANDQHKVYYSFSEKNASLISRLIMNSTGDLQRFVWIESSQVWNLFWYAPKDPCDYYNSCGPYGMCDTNASPICKCVKGFAPKNLQAWNLRDGSDGCVRNTSLDCEKDKFLLLNNMKLPDSTAAFVNKSMSLNECQEMCLKNCSCTAYANYQITGQGVGCVIWTDELLDMRVYPEGSGQDLYVRLAASEIDNVASVGSGSGSDKTKQIIVVVAITVGTVIVLSGLIACFLWKRNILQSIQKGKTEQRGVPERSQDLLLNEAVISSKKEYSGESNLDELELPVYDFGTIAIATDNFSDENKLGQGGFGCVYKGRLVEDEDIAVKRLSKTSGQGIEEFKNELKLIARLQHRNLVRLLGCCIDMDEKILIYEYMENKSLDSILFNKAKCSLLDWPRRFNIICGTARGLLYLHQDSRFRIIHRDMKASNILLDGEMNPKISDFGMARIFSKDQTEANTRRVVGTYGYMSPEYAMDGLFSVKSDVFSFGVLVLEIISGKKNRGFYYANNELNLLGHAWNLWKEGNGLELIDSSMHNSYSPSEVMRCIQVGLLCVQERAEDRPNMSSVVLMLSSETATMPQPKQPGFCLGRNPAETSSSSSRQEESFTVNQVTVTMLDAR, from the exons ATGAGAGACATCACTAAGCTCCGTTGTTTCACCATTCTCTGCCTCACTTTCTTCCCCACCATAGCCTTCTCTGTTGACACCTTAACTCTAACTCAATCTCTCACAAACAACCAAACCCTTGTCTCATCTCCAGCACAGCTTTTTGAGCTGGGATTCTTCACTCCTGACAATTCAAGATGGTACTTTGGAATATGGTACAAGAAAATCCCAGTTACAACTTATGTTTGGGTTGCAAATAGAGACCAACCACTTTCAAACCCATCAAACACCTTCAAGTTTGATGACCAAGGAAGCATCGTTGTTGTCAATGAATCTGGGACCATATTTTGGTCCTCCAATCAAACACAAGGTGTTAATCCAGTTGTGCAGCTTTTAGATTCAGGGAATCTTGTTGTCAGAGAAGAGAGCAATACAGATAAGTATCTTTGGCAAAGCTTTGATCATCCTACAGACACTCTGTTACCAGGCATGAAGCTAGGGTGGGACTTGGACGCCAATATGGATCGGTACTTAAACTCATGGAATAACCCAAATGACCCTTCAACTGGGGCATATTCTTTCAAGCTGGATTTCCATGGATTCCCAGAAATCTTTTTGTGGCAAAATCAAGAACGAAAATATAGAAGTGGGCCTTGGAATGGGCTAAGGTTTAGTGGGGTACCTGAAATGGAGCCTCTGGATGGTCTCAGTTTTGAGTTTGCTAATGATCAACATAAGGTATATTATTCATTTTCAGAAAAAAATGCGTCTCTGATTTCTCGTTTGATTATGAATTCAACCGGGGATCTTCAGCGATTTGTGTGGATTGAAAGTAGCCAAGTGTGGAATTTATTTTGGTATGCTCCTAAAGATCCATGTGATTACTATAATTCATGTGGTCCGTATGGAATGTGTGACACAAATGCGTCACCAATATGCAAGTGTGTGAAAGGTTTTGCACCAAAGAATTTGCAAGCATGGAATTTGAGAGATGGGTCTGATGGGTGTGTGAGAAACACATCATTGGATTGCGAGAAAGACAAATTCTTGCTGTTGAACAATATGAAGTTGCCAGACAGTACAGCTGCTTTTGTGAACAAGTCCATGAGTCTTAATGAGTGTCAAGAAATGTGCTTGAAGAATTGTTCTTGTACTGCTTATGCTAACTATCAGATTACTGGTCAAGGAGTTGGGTGTGTGATTTGGACTGATGAGCTTTTGGACATGAGGGTATATCCAGAAGGCAGTGGCCAAGATCTCTATGTTCGATTAGCAGCTTCTGAAATTG ATAATGTTGCAAGTGTTGGCTCTGGAAGTGGTTCTGACAAGACAAAACAAATAATCGTGGTTGTAGCCATTACAGTTGGTACTGTCATTGTACTATCAGGATTGATTGCCTGCTTTCTGTGGAAAAGAAACATATTGCAAAGCATACAGAAAGGAAAGACAGAGCAAAGAG GTGTTCCTGAAAGAAGCCAGGATTTACTATTAAATGAAGCAGTCATTTCAAGTAAGAAAGAGTACTCAGGTGAAAGTAACTTAGATGAGCTAGAACTGCCAGTTTATGATTTTGGTACCATTGCAATTGCAACAGACAACTTTTCTGATGAAAATAAACTAGGACAAGGTGGTTTTGGCTGTGTTTACaag GGTAGGTTGGTAGAAGATGAAGATATAGCGGTAAAGAGGCTCTCTAAGACCTCTGGGCAAGGCATAGAAGAATTCAAGAATGAGCTTAAATTGATTGCAAGACTCCAGCACAGAAATCTTGTTCGATTGCTGGGTTGCTGCATTGATATGGATGAAAAGATTCTAATTTATGAGTACATGGAAAACAAAAGCCTGGATTCTATCCTATTTA ATAAAGCAAAATGCTCCTTACTAGATTGGCCAAGGCGCTTCAACATTATATGTGGGACTGCTCGAGGGCTTCTTTATCTTCACCAAGATTCTAGATTTAGAATCATCCATAGGGATATGAAGGCAAGCAACATTCTGTTAGATGGAGAAATGAACCCAAAAATATCAGACTTTGGTATGGCTAGAATTTTTAGTAAGGATCAAACAGAAGCAAATACAAGAAGAGTCGTTGGAACATA TGGCTATATGTCTCCGGAATATGCAATGGATGGGCTCTTCTCAGTGAAATCtgatgtttttagttttggtgtTCTAGTATTGGAGATTATAAGTGGTAAAAAGAACCGAGGTTTTTACTACGCTAACAACGAGCTAAACCTTCTTGGACAT GCATGGAATCTGTGGAAAGAAGGAAATGGTTTGGAACTAATTGATTCATCTATGCACAATTCATATTCCCCGTCTGAAGTAATGAGATGCATACAGGTTGGCCTATTATGTGTCCAGGAACGAGCGGAAGATAGGCCTAACATGTCGTCTGTGGTCTTGATGTTGAGTAGTGAAACTGCAACAATGCCCCAGCCTAAACAGCCTGGTTTTTGCCTAGGAAGAAATCCAGCTGAAACTAGTTCATCTTCTAGTAGGCAAGAAGAATCATTCACAGTAAACCAAGTTACAGTTACAATGCTTGATGCCAGGTAG